One Cardiocondyla obscurior isolate alpha-2009 linkage group LG16, Cobs3.1, whole genome shotgun sequence genomic region harbors:
- the Nahoda gene encoding uncharacterized protein Nahoda isoform X2: MARRTGHSTLSASLATLLMTALIAITSWRVADAHVALTFPRARHYDLDFLDNARTPAPCGMPRGHVKTSLLAGSNFNVTWHLAYPHRGGFRLQILDFYDRPLLDLTPITRNSEFVEDDATAQSYAVQLPQDFTCTDCTIRLLREAEEWGSSYRFWSCADIDIRDKKDYREDCSGHGRYLLGRCRCDRLYHGARCEFKEECLDDSDCGIQGTCIDNGGTTAPTKHCYCNAGWFGPGCAKRSPVKSIDVNLDAYTMKRFSNDVAFYWRILKDTKELEGILVANSSTWIAVGWRPSDLGPSCRAFPIIKDIPEPLPQPEPKSEPVDKSTARPKSKLRAEPHPEPEPEPEPEPEPEPEPEPSADGEKSIAKRRSAKSDTATFGATSRPDADVTVQTSVTYQVSTKQGRKRRSPKDGINSLGKRGVSSAVAVPETSSEPEPSSEPEPKSEPEPTSEPEPKSEPEPSSEPEPSSEPEPSSEPEPSSEPEPKSEPEPSSEPEPKSEPEPSSEPEPKSEPEPSSEPEPKSEPEPSSEPEPKSEPEPKSEPEPKSEPEPKSEPEPSSEPEPSSEPEPKSEPEPKSEPEPKSEPEPKSEPEPNSEPEPSVGPKSGATKASLPAPGHKYTPKHDFNPMDCTDIIIGTARGASYRIGDYYTRDRSTPRKDSYWDGRDSLTAAFGHERDGVTTILFRRKLAASEPTDHEIRDGNMQVIWARGQEPGRYVHQPPSGIEKAKANVRDFYKADELKYHGHGMQRGAVTMNFFDEVKKPEFAGGVASQDGICGGQWRYPRNCSPENGTCEYAIQWTYKGKKDLITFVISTTNTNTWTGVGFSEDSSMSQTDAVLGWVDKTNGRAFVMDTWVSGYNAPLLDPSQDVYNISGRIENGVTTLQFSRKRVTKDSKDLSFTDDHCLYMMFPVKGGVFNPINKKIRKHDAKPVVSSDRICIKSCGLEETEDQTTPAPPRLHYDIEVKLVNLGDGFVAPSPDSPDFEVISNRISESFGPVFEKLPGYYQVRLDELRKDNEQGVIARMNLIVDKNEAKGRSLKAADTGLEAEKALREALVTGKVGALSVDPQYLIVRAPRVNDIETDDEYNRPPSATDLFLGATKLYIVVGCVAALLALALLQASCTLYRSSKRRATKRVYSLPLASSDAPNPIHRTNATRYHRQQNGDHHHHHHNNATNHHHHHHQLRHHYVPSEMHRANPSW; this comes from the exons ATGGCACGGAGAACGGGACATTCGACGCTCTCCGCGTCCCTCGCGACGCTGCTGATGACGGCGCTGATAGCGATAACATCGTGGAGGGTCGCCGATGCTCACGTGGCCCTCACGTTCCCTCGTGCGAGGCACTACGACCTGGACTTCCTGGACAATGCCAGGACGCCGGCGCCGTGCGGCATGCCACGCG GCCACGTCAAGACGTCGTTGTTGGCAGGAAGCAATTTCAACGTCACATGGCACCTCGCATATCCCCACAGG ggaGGATTCAGACTTCAGATTCTGGACTTTTACGACAGACCGCTGCTGGATCTGACGCCTATCACGCGGAACAGCGAGTTCGTCGAGGACGACGCCAC GGCGCAGAGCTATGCTGTGCAGCTGCCGCAAGATTTCACCTGCACGGACTGCACCATCAGGTTACTGCGGGAGGCCGAGGAATGGGGCTCCAGCTACAGATTTTGGTCGTGCGCGGACATCGAC ATTCGCGACAAGAAGGACTATCGGGAGGACTGCAGCGGTCACGGACGCTACCTGCTCGGCAGATGCAGGTGCGATCGTTTGTACCACGGTGCGAGGTGCGAATTCAAGGAGGAGTGTCTGGACGACTCGGACTGCGGTATTCAGGGCACGTGCATCGACAATGGTGGCACAACCGCGCCTACCAAGCACTGCTACTGTAACGCCGGCTGGTTCGGCCCGGGCTGCGCGAAGA GATCGCCGGTGAAAAGCATCGACGTTAATTTGGACGCGTACACGATGAAGCGGTTCTCCAACGACGTCGCGTTCTACTGGAGGATCCTGAAGGACACCAAGGAACTGGAGGGTATTCTCGTCGCGAACTCCTCGACGTGGATCGCCGTCGGATGGAGGCCTAGCGATCTCGGTCCATCCTGCCGAGCTTTCCCTATCATCAAGGACATACCCGAGCCGCTTCCGCAGCCGGAGCCGAAATCCGAACCGGTCGACAAGTCGACAGCCAGGCCGAAATCGAAACTAAGAGCGGAACCGCATCCGGAACCGGAGCCGGAGCCCGAGCCCGAGCCGGAACCTGAGCCAGAACCGGAGCCGAGTGCGGATGGTGAGAAGTCGATAGCGAAGAGGCGATCGGCGAAGTCGGACACGGCGACATTCGGCGCGACTTCGCGACCGGATGCCGATGTTACCGTGCAGACCAGCGTGACCTACCAAGTCAGCACGAAGCAAG GCCGCAAGAGGAGATCTCCAAAAGACGGAATCAACTCGCTTG GGAAACGTGGCGTGTCCAGCGCTGTCGCCGTGCCGGAAACCAGCTCCGAGCCGGAACCAAGCTCGGAGCCGGAACCAAAATCCGAGCCTGAACCTACTTCCGAGCCAGAGCCGAAATCCGAGCCTGAACCCAGCTCCGAGCCAGAACCCAGCTCCGAGCCAGAACCCAGCTCCGAGCCAGAACCTAGCTCCGAGCCAGAACCAAAATCAGAGCCTGAACCCAGCTCCGAGCCGGAGCCGAAATCCGAGCCAGAACCTAGCTCCGAGCCAGAACCAAAATCAGAGCCTGAACCCAGCTCCGAGCCGGAGCCAAAATCCGAGCCCGAACCCAGCTCCGAGCCGGAGCCGAAATCTGAGCCGGAACCGAAATCCGAGCCGGAGCCAAAGTCTGAACCGGAACCTAAATCCGAGCCGGAGCCAAGCTCCGAGCCGGAGCCTAGCTCCGAGCCAGAACCAAAGTCTGAACCGGAACCTAAATCCGAGCCGGAACCTAAATCCGAGCCGGAGCCTAAATCCGAGCCGGAGCCCAACTCGGAGCCGGAACCAAGCGTGGGCCCGAAGTCGGGAGCGACCAAAG CGTCATTGCCGGCGCCGGGGCACAAGTACACCCCCAAGCACGATTTCAACCCCATGGACTGCACGGACATCATCATCGGCACGGCGCGCGGTGCCAGCTACAGGATTGGCGACTATTACACGAGGGACAGATCGACGCCGCGCAAGGACTCGTACTGGGACGGCAGGGACAGCCTGACGGCCGCCTTCGGACACGAGCGCGACGGCGTTACCACGATACTCTTCCGCAGAAAACTGGCCGCGAGCGAGCCCACCGACCACGAAATTCGCGACGGCAACATGCAGGTGATTTGGGCGAGAGGTCAAGAGCCGGGCAGGTACGTGCACCAGCCGCCTAGCGGGATCGAAAAGGCCAAGGCCAACGTCAGAGACTTCTACAAGGCCGACGAGCTCAAATATCACGGCCACGGAATGCAGAGAGGCGCGGTCACCATGAATTTCTTCG ATGAAGTTAAGAAGCCGGAATTCGCCGGCGGCGTGGCGTCGCAAGACGGCATCTGCGGAGGACAGTGGCGATATCCGAGAAACTGTTCGCCGGAAAACGGCACCTGCGAATATGCCATACAGTGGACGTACAAGGGTAAAAAG GACCTAATAACGTTCGTGATTTCTACGACAAACACTAACACGTGGACCGGCGTTGGATTTTCCGAGGACAGCTCTAtg tcgCAAACCGACGCCGTGCTTGGATGGGTGGACAAGACGAACGGTCGGGCTTTCGTGATGGACACCTGGGTCAGCGGCTACAACGCACCGTTGCTGGACCCATCGCAGGATGTCTACAATATCAGTGGCCGCATCGAGAACGGCGTGACCACCCTCCAATTCTCAAGAAAACGTGTGACGAAGGACAGCAAGGACCTCTCGTTCACGGACGATCACTGCCTATACATGATGTTCCCGGTGAAGGGGGGTGTATTTAATCCGATCAATAAGAAGATTCGAAAGCACGACGCGAAACCGGTTGTCTCGTCGGACAGAATCTGTATTAAGTCCTGCGGCTTGGAAG AAACTGAGGACCAAACCACTCCGGCGCCACCGAGGCTGCATTACGATATTGAGGTCAAGCTCGTCAACTTGGGTGACGGATTCGTTGCCCCCTCGCCCGACAGTCCCGACTTCGAAGTGATATCAAACAGGATATCCGAGAGCTTCGGGCCGGTTTTCGAGAAGCTCCCGGGCTATTACCAAGTCCGACTCGACGAACTACGAAA AGATAACGAACAGGGCGTGATCGCGCGTATGAATCTGATCGTCGATAAGAACGAAGCCAAGGGCAGGTCTTTGAAAGCCGCGGACACCGGTCTGGAAGCGGAAAAAGCGCTGCGCGAAGCGCTCGTCACCGGCAAAGTCGGAGCACTTAGCGTCGATCCGCAGTATTTAATAGTGAGAGCACCACGAG TAAACGATATCGAGACAGATGACGAGTACAATCGGCCGCCTTCCGCAACGGACTTGTTCCTGGGGGCGACGAAACTTTACATCGTCGTTGGCTGTGTAGCAGCATTGCTGGCACTCGCTCTGCTCCAGGCCAGCTGCACTCTCTATAGAAGCTCGAAGAGACGAGCAACTAAG AGGGTGTACTCGCTGCCTCTGGCTTCCTCCGACGCGCCCAACCCGATTCATCGCACGAATGCGACGCGGTACCATCGACAGCAAAACGGCGatcatcatcatcaccatCACAACAACGCCACGAACCACCATCATCATCACCATCAGCTACGGCATCACTACGTGCCGTCCGAAATGCACCGGGCTAATCCCAGCTGGTAG
- the Nahoda gene encoding uncharacterized protein Nahoda isoform X1, which yields MARRTGHSTLSASLATLLMTALIAITSWRVADAHVALTFPRARHYDLDFLDNARTPAPCGMPRGHVKTSLLAGSNFNVTWHLAYPHRGGFRLQILDFYDRPLLDLTPITRNSEFVEDDATAQSYAVQLPQDFTCTDCTIRLLREAEEWGSSYRFWSCADIDIRDKKDYREDCSGHGRYLLGRCRCDRLYHGARCEFKEECLDDSDCGIQGTCIDNGGTTAPTKHCYCNAGWFGPGCAKRSPVKSIDVNLDAYTMKRFSNDVAFYWRILKDTKELEGILVANSSTWIAVGWRPSDLGPSCRAFPIIKDIPEPLPQPEPKSEPVDKSTARPKSKLRAEPHPEPEPEPEPEPEPEPEPEPSADGEKSIAKRRSAKSDTATFGATSRPDADVTVQTSVTYQVSTKQGRKRRSPKDGINSLGKRGVSSAVAVPETSSEPEPSSEPEPKSEPEPTSEPEPKSEPEPSSEPEPSSEPEPSSEPEPSSEPEPKSEPEPSSEPEPKSEPEPSSEPEPKSEPEPSSEPEPKSEPEPSSEPEPKSEPEPKSEPEPKSEPEPKSEPEPSSEPEPSSEPEPKSEPEPKSEPEPKSEPEPKSEPEPNSEPEPSVGPKSGATKASLPAPGHKYTPKHDFNPMDCTDIIIGTARGASYRIGDYYTRDRSTPRKDSYWDGRDSLTAAFGHERDGVTTILFRRKLAASEPTDHEIRDGNMQVIWARGQEPGRYVHQPPSGIEKAKANVRDFYKADELKYHGHGMQRGAVTMNFFDEVKKPEFAGGVASQDGICGGQWRYPRNCSPENGTCEYAIQWTYKGKKDLITFVISTTNTNTWTGVGFSEDSSMSQTDAVLGWVDKTNGRAFVMDTWVSGYNAPLLDPSQDVYNISGRIENGVTTLQFSRKRVTKDSKDLSFTDDHCLYMMFPVKGGVFNPINKKIRKHDAKPVVSSDRICIKSCGLEETEDQTTPAPPRLHYDIEVKLVNLGDGFVAPSPDSPDFEVISNRISESFGPVFEKLPGYYQVRLDELRKDNEQGVIARMNLIVDKNEAKGRSLKAADTGLEAEKALREALVTGKVGALSVDPQYLIVRAPRVNDIETDDEYNRPPSATDLFLGATKLYIVVGCVAALLALALLQASCTLYRSSKRRATKERLIASNAWKDYASGANTNFAFEAFETEEKAPPPPISSLPRAREMNGMNGMNGIDAVEGPNRIVGPRATYSLPRAPGARHSAPIQHGYYTQDRREHYGRPKSMHNPAGGHANQPDFYFMPSQRKYSGEVVRVYVDYGNQPK from the exons ATGGCACGGAGAACGGGACATTCGACGCTCTCCGCGTCCCTCGCGACGCTGCTGATGACGGCGCTGATAGCGATAACATCGTGGAGGGTCGCCGATGCTCACGTGGCCCTCACGTTCCCTCGTGCGAGGCACTACGACCTGGACTTCCTGGACAATGCCAGGACGCCGGCGCCGTGCGGCATGCCACGCG GCCACGTCAAGACGTCGTTGTTGGCAGGAAGCAATTTCAACGTCACATGGCACCTCGCATATCCCCACAGG ggaGGATTCAGACTTCAGATTCTGGACTTTTACGACAGACCGCTGCTGGATCTGACGCCTATCACGCGGAACAGCGAGTTCGTCGAGGACGACGCCAC GGCGCAGAGCTATGCTGTGCAGCTGCCGCAAGATTTCACCTGCACGGACTGCACCATCAGGTTACTGCGGGAGGCCGAGGAATGGGGCTCCAGCTACAGATTTTGGTCGTGCGCGGACATCGAC ATTCGCGACAAGAAGGACTATCGGGAGGACTGCAGCGGTCACGGACGCTACCTGCTCGGCAGATGCAGGTGCGATCGTTTGTACCACGGTGCGAGGTGCGAATTCAAGGAGGAGTGTCTGGACGACTCGGACTGCGGTATTCAGGGCACGTGCATCGACAATGGTGGCACAACCGCGCCTACCAAGCACTGCTACTGTAACGCCGGCTGGTTCGGCCCGGGCTGCGCGAAGA GATCGCCGGTGAAAAGCATCGACGTTAATTTGGACGCGTACACGATGAAGCGGTTCTCCAACGACGTCGCGTTCTACTGGAGGATCCTGAAGGACACCAAGGAACTGGAGGGTATTCTCGTCGCGAACTCCTCGACGTGGATCGCCGTCGGATGGAGGCCTAGCGATCTCGGTCCATCCTGCCGAGCTTTCCCTATCATCAAGGACATACCCGAGCCGCTTCCGCAGCCGGAGCCGAAATCCGAACCGGTCGACAAGTCGACAGCCAGGCCGAAATCGAAACTAAGAGCGGAACCGCATCCGGAACCGGAGCCGGAGCCCGAGCCCGAGCCGGAACCTGAGCCAGAACCGGAGCCGAGTGCGGATGGTGAGAAGTCGATAGCGAAGAGGCGATCGGCGAAGTCGGACACGGCGACATTCGGCGCGACTTCGCGACCGGATGCCGATGTTACCGTGCAGACCAGCGTGACCTACCAAGTCAGCACGAAGCAAG GCCGCAAGAGGAGATCTCCAAAAGACGGAATCAACTCGCTTG GGAAACGTGGCGTGTCCAGCGCTGTCGCCGTGCCGGAAACCAGCTCCGAGCCGGAACCAAGCTCGGAGCCGGAACCAAAATCCGAGCCTGAACCTACTTCCGAGCCAGAGCCGAAATCCGAGCCTGAACCCAGCTCCGAGCCAGAACCCAGCTCCGAGCCAGAACCCAGCTCCGAGCCAGAACCTAGCTCCGAGCCAGAACCAAAATCAGAGCCTGAACCCAGCTCCGAGCCGGAGCCGAAATCCGAGCCAGAACCTAGCTCCGAGCCAGAACCAAAATCAGAGCCTGAACCCAGCTCCGAGCCGGAGCCAAAATCCGAGCCCGAACCCAGCTCCGAGCCGGAGCCGAAATCTGAGCCGGAACCGAAATCCGAGCCGGAGCCAAAGTCTGAACCGGAACCTAAATCCGAGCCGGAGCCAAGCTCCGAGCCGGAGCCTAGCTCCGAGCCAGAACCAAAGTCTGAACCGGAACCTAAATCCGAGCCGGAACCTAAATCCGAGCCGGAGCCTAAATCCGAGCCGGAGCCCAACTCGGAGCCGGAACCAAGCGTGGGCCCGAAGTCGGGAGCGACCAAAG CGTCATTGCCGGCGCCGGGGCACAAGTACACCCCCAAGCACGATTTCAACCCCATGGACTGCACGGACATCATCATCGGCACGGCGCGCGGTGCCAGCTACAGGATTGGCGACTATTACACGAGGGACAGATCGACGCCGCGCAAGGACTCGTACTGGGACGGCAGGGACAGCCTGACGGCCGCCTTCGGACACGAGCGCGACGGCGTTACCACGATACTCTTCCGCAGAAAACTGGCCGCGAGCGAGCCCACCGACCACGAAATTCGCGACGGCAACATGCAGGTGATTTGGGCGAGAGGTCAAGAGCCGGGCAGGTACGTGCACCAGCCGCCTAGCGGGATCGAAAAGGCCAAGGCCAACGTCAGAGACTTCTACAAGGCCGACGAGCTCAAATATCACGGCCACGGAATGCAGAGAGGCGCGGTCACCATGAATTTCTTCG ATGAAGTTAAGAAGCCGGAATTCGCCGGCGGCGTGGCGTCGCAAGACGGCATCTGCGGAGGACAGTGGCGATATCCGAGAAACTGTTCGCCGGAAAACGGCACCTGCGAATATGCCATACAGTGGACGTACAAGGGTAAAAAG GACCTAATAACGTTCGTGATTTCTACGACAAACACTAACACGTGGACCGGCGTTGGATTTTCCGAGGACAGCTCTAtg tcgCAAACCGACGCCGTGCTTGGATGGGTGGACAAGACGAACGGTCGGGCTTTCGTGATGGACACCTGGGTCAGCGGCTACAACGCACCGTTGCTGGACCCATCGCAGGATGTCTACAATATCAGTGGCCGCATCGAGAACGGCGTGACCACCCTCCAATTCTCAAGAAAACGTGTGACGAAGGACAGCAAGGACCTCTCGTTCACGGACGATCACTGCCTATACATGATGTTCCCGGTGAAGGGGGGTGTATTTAATCCGATCAATAAGAAGATTCGAAAGCACGACGCGAAACCGGTTGTCTCGTCGGACAGAATCTGTATTAAGTCCTGCGGCTTGGAAG AAACTGAGGACCAAACCACTCCGGCGCCACCGAGGCTGCATTACGATATTGAGGTCAAGCTCGTCAACTTGGGTGACGGATTCGTTGCCCCCTCGCCCGACAGTCCCGACTTCGAAGTGATATCAAACAGGATATCCGAGAGCTTCGGGCCGGTTTTCGAGAAGCTCCCGGGCTATTACCAAGTCCGACTCGACGAACTACGAAA AGATAACGAACAGGGCGTGATCGCGCGTATGAATCTGATCGTCGATAAGAACGAAGCCAAGGGCAGGTCTTTGAAAGCCGCGGACACCGGTCTGGAAGCGGAAAAAGCGCTGCGCGAAGCGCTCGTCACCGGCAAAGTCGGAGCACTTAGCGTCGATCCGCAGTATTTAATAGTGAGAGCACCACGAG TAAACGATATCGAGACAGATGACGAGTACAATCGGCCGCCTTCCGCAACGGACTTGTTCCTGGGGGCGACGAAACTTTACATCGTCGTTGGCTGTGTAGCAGCATTGCTGGCACTCGCTCTGCTCCAGGCCAGCTGCACTCTCTATAGAAGCTCGAAGAGACGAGCAACTAAG gaaCGTTTGATCGCTAGTAACGCCTGGAAAGACTACGCCTCCGGCGCGAACACGAATTTCGCGTTTGAAGCGTTCGAGACGGAAGAGAAGGCGCCTCCGCCGCCGATTTCCAGCCTGCCGAGAGCCAGAGAAATGAACGGCATGAATGGCATGAACGGCATCGACGCGGTCGAGGGGCCGAACAGAATAGTCGGGCCCAGAGCGACCTACAGTCTTCCACGTGCGCCCGGAGCTAGACACTCCGCGCCTATTCAACACGGATACTATACGCAAGATCGCAGAGAACATTACGGACGTCCTAAAAGCATGCACAATCCGGCAGGCGGTCATGCGAACCAGCCGGACTTCTACTTTATGCCCAGCCAACGAAAGTACAGCGGTGAGGTCGTGCGCGTTTACGTCGACTACGGCAATCAACCGAAATAG